Proteins co-encoded in one Arachis hypogaea cultivar Tifrunner chromosome 11, arahy.Tifrunner.gnm2.J5K5, whole genome shotgun sequence genomic window:
- the LOC140176027 gene encoding uncharacterized protein, with protein MVVVLRFVDVNGFVRERFFDLVHLALVAASREVLQIHEFFTQLTAIINIVGASCKRHDQLQEAQEIENAKLVANDELEIGQGADQVGTLQRARDTRWSSHFHSICGLIRIFAVTRTILNNIIDDSMTSAQRGEAYDVNKNICKLAEKFYPSDFFNHERILLNAQLQHYAFDIPNHLKDVGTLFELCQRLKETENSRTYHLVDRLIRNVLTLSVSTATTERAFSVIKIVKTRLRSKMANEFLADNLVIYIEKEIAATFSTYSITDDFESRKKCRTQLSMKRLKRNRIVFEDSKSKYATTYI; from the exons TTAGCACTGGTGGCTGCTTCAAGGGAAGTACTTCAAATTCATGAGTTTTTCACACAATTGACTGCTATTATCAATATTGTTGGTGCATCTTGCAAACGACATGATCAACTACAAGAAGCTCAAGAAATTGAAAATGCAAAATTAGTTGCCAATGATGAGCTAGAAATAGGTCAAGGTGCAGATCAAGTGGGCACTTTACAAAGAGCTAGAGATACAAGATGGAGttctcactttcattctatttgtgGCTTGATAAGAATATTTGCAGTTACCCGTACCATTCTTAATAACATTATTGATGATAGTATGACTTCTGCTCAAAGAGGTGAGGCTTATGATGTCAACAAA AATATATGCAAGTTAGCTGAAAAGTTTTATCCTTCAGATTTTTTTAATCATGAAAGGATTCTTTTGAATGCTCAATTGCAACATTATGCATTTGATATACCGAATCATCTAAAAGATGTTGGGACACTTTTTGAGTTATGTCAAAGAttgaaagaaacagaaaattcAAGAACTTATCATTTGGTTGATAGACTGATTCGCAACGTCTTGACTCTTTCAGTATCTACAGCAACAACAGAAAGAGCTTTTTCGgtaataaaaattgttaaaacaaGGCTTCGGAGTAAAATGGCAAACGAATTTCTTGCAGATAATTTAGTCATTTACATTGAGAAAGAAATTGCAGCTACTTTCAGCACATATTCAATAACAGATGACTTTGAATCAAGAAAAAAATGTCGAACTCAATTGTCTAT GAAACGTCTAAAAAGGAATCGAATAGTATTTGAAGATTCTAAAAGCAAGTATGCAACAACCTATATTTAG